In Nostoc sp. CENA543, a single genomic region encodes these proteins:
- a CDS encoding response regulator transcription factor, translating to MSKIRIALIEDHDLTRVGIRTALSQKEGIEVVGEAANAAEGLNMLKMVQPDIAIVDIGLPDKDGIELTRELKATANGKELETKVLILTLQDNKEAVLAAFAAGADSYCMKDVKFDNLLEAVRVTYNGNAWIDPAIARIVLQQAQQNPPKTDRQFLASNPDSTDNTETIDPYILTERELEVLQLIVEGCSNAVIAERLYITVGTVKTHVRNILNKLCADDRTQAAVRALRSGLVG from the coding sequence ATGAGTAAAATTCGGATTGCGCTGATTGAGGATCACGACCTGACTCGTGTAGGTATTCGTACAGCTTTATCGCAAAAGGAAGGAATAGAAGTTGTAGGAGAAGCTGCTAATGCGGCTGAAGGATTGAATATGTTAAAAATGGTACAACCTGATATTGCAATTGTCGATATTGGTTTACCTGATAAAGATGGCATTGAATTAACACGGGAGTTAAAAGCCACAGCTAATGGCAAAGAGCTAGAAACAAAAGTGCTAATTCTTACACTTCAAGACAATAAGGAGGCTGTTTTAGCGGCTTTTGCGGCTGGGGCTGACTCTTACTGTATGAAAGATGTTAAGTTTGATAATTTATTGGAAGCTGTCAGGGTTACTTACAATGGCAACGCTTGGATTGATCCGGCGATCGCCAGAATTGTGTTACAACAAGCACAACAAAATCCCCCAAAGACAGACCGCCAATTTCTAGCTTCAAACCCAGATTCTACAGACAACACAGAAACTATAGACCCTTACATCCTCACAGAAAGAGAATTAGAGGTTCTACAGTTAATTGTAGAAGGCTGTAGTAACGCAGTTATTGCCGAACGCCTTTACATTACTGTCGGAACGGTCAAAACCCATGTGCGTAACATTTTGAACAAACTATGCGCTGATGACCGCACCCAAGCAGCAGTCCGTGCCTTACGTTCTGGATTAGTCGGTTAA
- a CDS encoding M48 family metallopeptidase: MFNNLQTTNVLSIFVVTIAIILLIYFAVKTLITANLFQQGVSLYQQQDYPGAEAAFRKVININSTNDVVRLFLGDVLKAQDKVAEAQDLYQQVIQRSPKNPEGYLRLANILMLQNQQQEATTNLQKSQELFQKQRQPEKAQRIAQLLEKMSHKLS, encoded by the coding sequence ATGTTCAATAATTTGCAAACAACCAATGTTTTGTCAATTTTTGTAGTCACTATTGCCATTATTCTGCTGATTTATTTTGCCGTCAAAACGTTAATTACTGCCAATTTATTCCAGCAAGGTGTGAGTCTTTATCAACAGCAAGACTATCCAGGCGCAGAAGCCGCTTTTCGCAAGGTAATTAACATCAATTCTACTAATGATGTGGTGCGCCTATTTTTAGGTGATGTCTTAAAAGCGCAGGATAAAGTTGCAGAAGCCCAAGATTTATACCAACAAGTCATTCAACGTAGTCCTAAAAATCCTGAAGGTTATTTGAGGCTAGCCAATATTTTAATGTTGCAAAATCAACAACAGGAAGCTACAACCAATCTCCAAAAATCTCAAGAACTCTTCCAAAAACAGCGTCAACCAGAAAAAGCCCAAAGGATTGCTCAATTATTAGAGAAAATGAGTCATAAATTAAGCTAA
- a CDS encoding homogentisate phytyltransferase has protein sequence MTQSSRNSPSPTKQSLSPFQWLYALWKFSRPHTIIGTSLSVLGLYLIAVAISSTGFAVAQIIPVLSTWVACICGNVYIVGLNQLEDVEIDKVNKPHLPLASGEFTRRQAQLIVTTMGILALVVAWLNGPYLLGMVSLSLAIGTAYSLPPIRLKRFPFWAALCIFSVRGTIVNLGLFLHFSWWVLQNNQFIPLAVWILTIFILVFTLAIAIFKDIPDIEGDRLYNITTFTIQLGSQAVFNLALWILTVCYLGIVIAGVLRVELINSGFLVISHLVVLCWMWVRSLAVDLQDKKAIAQFYQFIWKLFFLEYLMFPIACLLAKNYVQ, from the coding sequence ATGACCCAGAGTTCTCGAAATAGTCCTTCGCCAACGAAACAATCGCTTTCCCCTTTCCAGTGGCTTTATGCTTTGTGGAAGTTTTCCCGGCCACATACCATTATTGGTACAAGTTTAAGTGTGTTGGGTTTGTATTTAATCGCTGTCGCAATTAGTTCTACTGGTTTTGCAGTGGCTCAAATCATACCTGTTTTGAGTACGTGGGTAGCTTGTATATGTGGCAATGTTTATATTGTGGGATTAAATCAACTAGAAGATGTAGAGATTGATAAGGTTAATAAACCTCATCTCCCCTTGGCTTCAGGAGAGTTTACCCGCAGACAAGCACAATTGATTGTGACCACTATGGGGATTTTAGCTTTGGTTGTAGCCTGGCTAAATGGCCCTTATTTATTGGGAATGGTGAGTTTGAGTTTAGCAATTGGTACAGCTTATTCTTTACCGCCTATTCGCTTAAAAAGATTTCCGTTTTGGGCTGCATTGTGTATTTTCTCAGTGCGGGGAACTATCGTAAATTTAGGGTTGTTTCTGCATTTTAGTTGGTGGGTACTACAAAATAATCAATTTATTCCTTTGGCAGTATGGATATTAACTATATTTATTTTGGTGTTTACTCTAGCGATCGCCATTTTTAAAGACATCCCCGATATAGAAGGCGATCGCCTCTACAATATCACAACTTTTACTATTCAATTAGGTTCACAAGCTGTCTTTAACTTGGCACTGTGGATACTGACTGTTTGCTATTTGGGTATAGTGATAGCTGGTGTGTTGCGTGTAGAGTTAATTAACTCAGGATTTTTGGTGATTTCGCACTTAGTAGTATTGTGTTGGATGTGGGTGCGGAGTTTAGCCGTAGACTTACAAGACAAAAAAGCGATCGCTCAATTTTATCAATTTATCTGGAAGCTTTTTTTCTTAGAATATTTAATGTTTCCCATAGCCTGTCTTTTAGCAAAAAATTATGTTCAATAA
- a CDS encoding alpha/beta fold hydrolase — MIQPQGFEQRSIMTSLGKMAYYTSTGALWQENTSKTTGKETLVFLHGFGGGSSAYEWSKVYPAFAAEYRILAPDLIGWGQSEHPARNYTIDDYLTTIREFFEQTCTEPVSAIASSLTAAFTIRVAITHPNLFKSLILVTPAGLSDFGEDYSRSLFAQIVSVPIVDRLLYSTGIATSGGIRSFLEQRQFAQSNRVYEEIVQAYLTSAQQHNAEYAALSFVRGDLCFDLSLYIQQLLTPTAIIWGQKSQFTGPDIGRRLAEKNPQAIRAFQPLEDVGLTPQLELPSVTIGLIRRFLALLNE; from the coding sequence ATGATTCAACCACAGGGATTTGAACAACGTTCAATCATGACATCGCTGGGGAAAATGGCTTACTACACTTCCACTGGCGCACTTTGGCAAGAAAACACCTCTAAAACGACTGGAAAAGAAACTTTAGTGTTTTTACATGGCTTTGGTGGTGGTTCTTCTGCTTATGAGTGGTCAAAGGTTTATCCAGCTTTTGCGGCGGAATATCGCATTCTCGCACCTGATTTAATTGGGTGGGGTCAATCTGAGCATCCAGCGAGAAATTATACGATTGATGATTATTTGACGACGATTCGGGAATTTTTTGAGCAGACTTGTACAGAACCGGTGAGTGCGATCGCGTCTTCCCTGACAGCCGCATTTACAATCAGAGTGGCAATTACCCATCCCAATTTATTCAAATCGCTAATTCTGGTAACACCTGCGGGACTTTCGGATTTTGGCGAAGACTATTCCCGCAGCTTGTTTGCTCAAATCGTCAGTGTGCCGATTGTTGACCGCTTACTATACAGCACGGGGATCGCTACTAGCGGCGGCATTCGGAGTTTCTTAGAACAGCGACAATTTGCCCAATCTAACCGAGTTTACGAAGAGATTGTGCAAGCCTATCTCACATCAGCCCAACAACATAATGCTGAGTATGCAGCCTTATCTTTTGTGAGGGGTGATTTGTGCTTTGATTTATCACTCTACATTCAACAATTGCTAACTCCCACCGCTATTATTTGGGGACAAAAGTCCCAATTTACCGGGCCAGATATAGGCCGCCGCCTAGCAGAGAAAAATCCCCAAGCCATCCGCGCGTTTCAACCTCTAGAAGACGTAGGTTTAACACCACAATTAGAACTACCATCTGTCACCATCGGTCTAATTCGCCGATTTTTAGCATTGCTGAATGAATAA
- a CDS encoding armadillo-type fold-containing protein, producing MAKAVSSWQQLINHIPERLLPELKTKATKQRTMQRLSEPGAILGFLTLLVAMLLWNWKLLLALLVGISIMLIVHSMHKWHFQLPWEEIKKFLNSPNRQLILAVSSGGIATLSTYMAAAIWADSHSHWIAAGTIVQGLGTLLTLILLVWQIVNFYSHREADNFEKLLLDLTEPDAIKRLIAVRRLTKIVNRYKLDPALQQDIVQCLHFLLSREEETAIREAAFESLQTFERSQLSTPLPTLRPLVTKVKERASI from the coding sequence GTGGCAAAGGCTGTATCTTCTTGGCAGCAATTGATCAACCATATACCTGAGAGGCTGCTTCCAGAGTTGAAAACCAAAGCCACTAAGCAACGAACTATGCAACGTCTCTCAGAACCAGGAGCAATTCTCGGTTTTTTGACATTGCTTGTTGCTATGCTGCTGTGGAACTGGAAATTACTGTTAGCATTGCTAGTTGGGATTAGCATCATGTTAATAGTCCACTCAATGCACAAATGGCATTTTCAATTACCTTGGGAAGAAATCAAAAAATTTCTCAACAGTCCCAACCGCCAGCTAATCCTAGCCGTCAGCAGTGGTGGAATCGCTACCCTCAGCACCTATATGGCGGCAGCGATTTGGGCTGATTCTCATAGTCATTGGATAGCTGCTGGAACTATTGTCCAAGGTCTAGGAACTTTATTAACTTTAATTTTATTAGTCTGGCAAATTGTCAATTTTTACAGCCACCGCGAAGCAGACAATTTTGAGAAGTTGCTACTTGACCTCACAGAACCCGATGCAATCAAACGTTTAATAGCCGTTCGTCGCTTAACTAAAATAGTCAACCGCTATAAACTTGACCCTGCACTACAGCAAGATATCGTGCAATGTTTACATTTTCTCTTGAGCCGAGAAGAAGAAACCGCAATTCGCGAAGCAGCCTTTGAGAGTTTACAAACTTTCGAGCGATCGCAATTATCTACGCCCTTACCAACTCTCAGGCCTTTAGTAACTAAAGTCAAAGAACGAGCTTCTATTTAG
- a CDS encoding anthranilate phosphoribosyltransferase family protein codes for MSIVFRDLLKKVGSGNHTSESLTRAEAATATKMMLLGEATPAQIGAFLIAHRIKRPTGEELAGMLDAYEELGPKLSAITSKHPVMVLGQPYDGRTRTAPISPITALILAAAGQPVIMHGGDRLPTKYGLPLVEIWQGLGVDWTSLSLASTQAILEKTGIGFVYTPQHFPLNSSIWEYRDQLGKRPPFATMELIWCPYAGDNHVVAGFVHPPTEGMFQTALELRGVTKFTLVKGLEGSCDLPRDRTAIIALSQPPEDIERLLLSPHDYGFTTKNVPLNTTAELLAQMQDVLAGKPNELMQTALWNGGFYLWRSGICSNMQAGIVKAKELLTTGVVAEKLRELVNSH; via the coding sequence ATGAGCATTGTATTCAGGGATCTGCTGAAAAAAGTAGGCAGTGGCAATCATACCAGCGAGAGTTTAACTCGTGCAGAAGCTGCCACTGCCACTAAAATGATGTTATTGGGCGAAGCTACACCAGCCCAAATCGGTGCGTTTTTGATTGCCCATCGCATCAAACGTCCCACAGGAGAAGAATTAGCGGGAATGTTAGATGCTTATGAGGAACTAGGGCCAAAACTGTCGGCAATTACCTCTAAACACCCAGTTATGGTACTTGGTCAACCATATGATGGTAGAACCAGAACAGCACCCATCAGCCCTATCACAGCCCTGATCCTCGCCGCAGCAGGTCAACCAGTCATCATGCACGGCGGCGATCGCCTCCCCACCAAATACGGTTTACCATTAGTAGAGATTTGGCAAGGTTTAGGAGTCGATTGGACTAGCCTCTCACTAGCAAGCACCCAAGCCATCCTAGAGAAAACAGGCATTGGTTTTGTTTATACACCACAGCATTTTCCTTTAAATAGCAGTATTTGGGAATACCGTGACCAATTAGGGAAACGTCCACCCTTTGCCACAATGGAATTAATTTGGTGTCCATATGCTGGCGATAATCATGTTGTGGCGGGGTTTGTCCATCCACCCACAGAAGGGATGTTTCAAACAGCCTTGGAACTAAGAGGAGTAACAAAGTTTACCTTGGTTAAAGGACTAGAAGGCAGTTGTGATTTACCGCGCGATCGCACTGCTATTATCGCCTTATCTCAACCACCCGAAGACATAGAAAGATTACTACTTTCACCCCATGATTACGGCTTCACCACCAAAAATGTACCCCTAAACACCACCGCAGAATTACTAGCCCAGATGCAGGATGTATTGGCGGGAAAACCCAACGAACTCATGCAAACAGCCCTATGGAATGGAGGATTTTACCTCTGGCGCAGTGGAATTTGTAGCAATATGCAAGCTGGTATAGTTAAAGCTAAAGAATTACTGACTACTGGTGTAGTTGCGGAGAAATTGCGGGAATTAGTCAATAGTCATTAG
- the cobA gene encoding uroporphyrinogen-III C-methyltransferase, producing the protein MTNTGKVYLVGAGLGDVAYLTVKAHHLLAEAEVLIYDALVDEQLLECVSPHCLKLDVGKRGGKPSTPQAEINQLLVHHCQAGKQVIRLKSGDPFIFGRCTSEIEALKTYGCDFEVIPGISSALAAPLLAGIPLTDPVMSRCFAVFTAHETEVLDWEALSRLETLVILMGGKNLGKIVHQLRRNGRSHLTPIAIIRWAGTPHQQIWAGELGNILEQTAGLSLSPAVIVVGEVVGLRNYLQPETISSNDQNSRLQAMSSNLPLAGKTILVTRSAGQSSQFSDRLTSYGAKVIEMPALEIAPPSSWEGLDTAIDNLSEFHWLILTSTNAVDYFFGRLQTQGKDSRALAGVKIAVVGEKTSQCLKQRGLQPDFTPPNFVADSLIETFPEALPGKKILFPRVESGGREVLVKEFNAKGAVVTEVAAYQSCCPSSIPPVAASALKNGEVDAITFASSKTVQFFYQLVDTIFTSNVVNALKGVCIASIGPQTSKTCHELFGRVDVEAAEYTLDGLSLALVKWVENF; encoded by the coding sequence ATGACTAACACAGGAAAAGTTTATCTTGTAGGTGCGGGGTTGGGGGATGTCGCCTATTTAACGGTAAAGGCGCATCATCTTTTGGCTGAGGCTGAGGTTTTAATTTATGATGCCCTTGTAGATGAACAATTATTAGAGTGTGTTTCGCCTCATTGCTTAAAGCTGGATGTGGGAAAACGCGGAGGAAAACCTAGTACACCGCAAGCAGAAATTAATCAATTACTAGTCCACCATTGTCAAGCTGGTAAACAAGTTATCAGGTTAAAATCAGGTGATCCGTTTATTTTTGGACGCTGTACCTCGGAAATCGAAGCTTTAAAAACTTACGGGTGTGATTTTGAAGTAATTCCTGGAATTTCCTCAGCTTTAGCTGCGCCTTTGTTAGCGGGAATTCCTTTGACAGATCCTGTGATGAGTCGTTGCTTTGCAGTTTTCACAGCACACGAAACAGAAGTTTTAGACTGGGAAGCTTTGTCAAGGTTAGAGACGCTAGTAATCTTGATGGGTGGTAAAAACCTGGGAAAAATTGTCCATCAATTACGACGCAATGGCCGATCGCATCTTACACCCATAGCAATTATCCGTTGGGCTGGCACACCACATCAACAGATTTGGGCTGGTGAACTGGGGAATATTTTAGAACAAACGGCTGGTTTATCGCTGTCACCGGCTGTCATTGTGGTTGGGGAAGTTGTGGGGCTACGTAATTACCTACAACCTGAGACAATATCTTCAAATGATCAAAATTCTCGTCTCCAAGCTATGTCTAGTAACTTACCTTTGGCTGGTAAAACTATCTTAGTCACCCGTTCGGCTGGACAATCAAGTCAATTTAGCGATCGCCTCACCTCCTATGGTGCTAAAGTCATCGAAATGCCAGCTTTAGAAATTGCACCTCCTTCTAGTTGGGAAGGTTTGGATACAGCAATTGATAATTTATCGGAATTTCACTGGTTAATCTTGACTTCTACCAACGCTGTAGATTATTTCTTTGGCAGATTGCAAACTCAAGGTAAAGATAGCCGTGCTTTAGCTGGGGTAAAAATTGCTGTTGTCGGGGAAAAAACCTCCCAATGTCTCAAACAACGGGGACTCCAACCAGATTTTACTCCTCCCAATTTTGTCGCTGACTCTCTAATAGAAACCTTCCCCGAAGCACTTCCAGGGAAAAAGATACTCTTTCCCAGAGTCGAAAGCGGTGGTAGGGAAGTGTTAGTAAAGGAATTCAACGCTAAAGGCGCAGTAGTTACAGAAGTAGCAGCTTATCAGTCATGCTGTCCTAGTAGTATCCCACCAGTCGCCGCATCCGCTTTAAAAAATGGCGAAGTCGATGCGATTACCTTTGCCAGTTCTAAAACTGTACAATTTTTCTATCAATTGGTAGACACAATTTTTACAAGTAATGTAGTCAATGCTTTGAAGGGAGTTTGCATTGCTTCTATCGGCCCCCAAACTTCTAAAACCTGTCATGAATTGTTTGGCAGAGTCGATGTAGAAGCAGCAGAATATACATTAGATGGCTTAAGTCTAGCCTTAGTCAAATGGGTAGAAAACTTTTAA
- a CDS encoding SpoIIE family protein phosphatase, which produces MTETRVEKLKLMVVDDEPDNLDLLYRTFRRDFQVYKANHARSALAILEKEGEMAVIISDQRMPEMNGTEFLSHTVERFPDTIRILLTGFTDVEDLVDAINSGQVFKYITKPWNPERLKVIVEQATETYRIVKKRTQELRRALRRESLFNAVTTAIRESLDYESMLQKIVATIGQTFDATGCLLKPVEGDLLLANQFSYQNSVNSFPHQAFDPTLLIEKVLATHQHQFAQEIYEEKYCNYLVVPLSYQQDLLAVLALYQFGQDEPWHDEEIQLITGVAEQAALALSQAKLYQRLQEKQEQIKAELEVARQIQNNLLRQSLPDIKGAKLQACCYPAREVGGDFFEVFVHPKGDLWLAVGDVSGKGVPAALFMASAISVLRRELSQETPADPHVVIHNLNQALCNDLISNNCFITLVLACFTPTTRELVYANAGHIYPLVWSNHSTVVEQPKYLKVRGIPLGILSDWQAQSGRLVLSSGDTLLLASDGITEAMVSNKPTLTVDTVGGTLPASRFMLKQDGLWQILQEEPQPLSLNHLLARIQADNPVQEDDQTILSLEVL; this is translated from the coding sequence ATGACGGAAACTAGGGTAGAAAAACTTAAGCTCATGGTCGTAGATGATGAGCCAGATAACTTAGATTTACTCTACCGTACTTTTAGGCGAGATTTTCAAGTATATAAAGCCAATCATGCCCGCAGTGCATTGGCAATTCTGGAAAAAGAAGGAGAAATGGCAGTCATTATCTCTGATCAAAGAATGCCAGAAATGAATGGTACAGAATTTCTTAGTCATACAGTAGAGCGATTTCCTGACACCATTCGGATTTTACTGACGGGTTTTACCGATGTCGAAGATTTGGTGGATGCAATTAACTCCGGCCAAGTTTTCAAATACATCACTAAACCTTGGAATCCAGAACGCCTAAAAGTTATAGTTGAGCAGGCCACCGAGACATATCGCATTGTCAAAAAACGTACTCAAGAGTTACGTCGAGCCTTAAGACGAGAATCTTTATTTAACGCAGTCACAACGGCCATTCGTGAGTCGTTGGACTATGAGAGTATGCTACAAAAGATTGTCGCCACCATAGGGCAAACTTTTGATGCTACAGGTTGTCTACTTAAACCCGTAGAAGGTGATCTGCTTTTAGCTAATCAATTCTCATACCAAAATTCAGTTAATTCTTTTCCCCATCAGGCTTTTGACCCTACTCTTCTCATTGAGAAGGTTCTGGCAACTCATCAACATCAATTTGCTCAAGAGATATACGAAGAAAAATACTGTAACTACTTGGTTGTCCCCCTATCTTACCAACAAGACTTGTTAGCAGTGCTGGCTCTATATCAGTTTGGTCAAGATGAACCTTGGCATGATGAAGAAATTCAACTGATTACAGGTGTAGCAGAACAAGCAGCTTTAGCTCTTTCACAAGCCAAACTTTACCAACGTCTGCAAGAAAAGCAAGAGCAAATCAAAGCTGAGTTAGAAGTGGCGCGTCAAATTCAAAACAACCTACTACGCCAAAGCCTACCAGATATTAAAGGCGCGAAGTTACAAGCGTGCTGTTATCCAGCACGAGAGGTAGGTGGTGATTTTTTTGAAGTCTTTGTCCACCCTAAAGGAGACTTATGGTTAGCGGTAGGGGATGTTTCTGGAAAAGGTGTCCCAGCTGCTTTATTTATGGCTAGTGCTATTTCCGTCTTGCGGCGGGAATTATCTCAGGAAACACCAGCTGATCCTCACGTAGTTATACACAATCTCAATCAGGCTTTATGTAATGACTTAATTAGCAACAATTGCTTTATTACACTTGTTTTAGCTTGTTTTACTCCCACTACCAGGGAACTGGTGTATGCCAATGCTGGACATATTTATCCATTAGTTTGGTCAAATCATTCCACTGTAGTAGAACAACCAAAGTATCTGAAAGTTCGTGGCATTCCTTTAGGAATTTTATCTGATTGGCAAGCCCAGTCAGGTCGTTTAGTTCTCTCATCTGGAGACACATTATTGCTAGCTAGTGATGGAATCACGGAAGCAATGGTATCAAATAAACCAACATTAACCGTTGACACAGTGGGTGGCACTCTCCCAGCCAGTCGTTTTATGCTGAAACAGGACGGTTTGTGGCAAATATTACAGGAAGAACCACAACCATTGTCTTTGAACCATTTACTAGCTCGCATCCAGGCAGATAACCCCGTGCAAGAAGATGATCAAACTATACTTTCTCTGGAGGTTTTGTAA
- the ftsE gene encoding cell division ATP-binding protein FtsE: MPVLTTPLTTENSQDGEQQHLDGGNGHIVKLLSVTKTYGNGCHALLDVSLEVRKKEFLFVTGPSGSGKSTLLKLLYGEELPTQGEVIVSDCNVSDLRGDRLSLLRRKIGIVFQDYKLIPQRTVSENVMFVLQAQGYTRKEIQRRLEPTLKLVGLLSKADCFPDQLSGGEQQRVSIARAIVGTPPLILADEPTGNLDPDNSWQVMQILQKLNSFGATVIVTTHDEQLVRRCNQPVVQVRNGKLYRQSIKKGK; this comes from the coding sequence ATGCCTGTATTAACAACGCCCTTAACTACTGAAAATTCTCAGGATGGTGAACAGCAACATCTCGATGGTGGTAATGGTCACATAGTAAAGTTACTGTCTGTGACTAAAACCTATGGTAACGGCTGCCATGCTTTACTAGATGTCAGTTTAGAGGTAAGAAAGAAAGAATTTTTATTTGTTACTGGCCCTAGTGGTTCGGGTAAGTCAACGCTGTTAAAGCTTTTGTATGGTGAAGAGTTGCCTACACAGGGAGAAGTAATTGTGAGTGATTGCAATGTTTCTGATTTGCGGGGCGATCGCTTATCATTATTACGGCGCAAAATTGGCATTGTGTTTCAAGACTATAAACTGATTCCTCAGCGCACAGTGTCAGAAAATGTCATGTTTGTTTTGCAAGCACAAGGTTACACTCGCAAGGAAATTCAACGCCGCTTAGAACCTACATTGAAACTGGTAGGTTTACTTTCTAAGGCGGATTGTTTTCCTGATCAACTTTCTGGCGGTGAACAACAGCGAGTCAGTATTGCACGGGCAATTGTGGGGACACCACCTCTAATTTTGGCTGATGAACCTACAGGTAATCTTGATCCTGACAACTCCTGGCAGGTGATGCAAATTCTACAAAAATTAAATTCCTTTGGGGCAACTGTGATTGTCACTACACACGACGAACAATTAGTACGTAGGTGTAATCAACCAGTGGTACAAGTTCGTAACGGTAAACTATATAGGCAATCAATTAAAAAAGGTAAATAA
- a CDS encoding anti-sigma regulatory factor produces the protein MKSELHVPSDLNYLSIVENWLLGCLKVQLGESVDWSRQSSRLRLALVEAYSNVVRHAHKEQSNIPILLRLELKGRDISLEVWDYGTGFDLATYFPPNPVDKQEGGYGWLIMNRLMDKVEYQLQVDGANCLKLEATIPELANS, from the coding sequence ATGAAAAGTGAGCTGCACGTACCAAGTGACTTAAATTATTTAAGTATCGTCGAAAATTGGTTGCTGGGATGCTTAAAAGTACAATTGGGTGAGTCTGTGGATTGGTCAAGACAGTCCAGTCGTCTGCGTCTAGCATTGGTAGAAGCTTACTCAAATGTAGTTCGTCATGCTCACAAGGAGCAGTCGAATATACCTATTTTGCTACGTTTGGAACTCAAGGGCAGAGATATTTCTTTGGAAGTGTGGGATTACGGTACTGGCTTTGACTTAGCTACTTATTTTCCGCCCAATCCAGTAGATAAACAAGAAGGTGGTTACGGGTGGCTAATTATGAATCGATTAATGGATAAGGTGGAATATCAATTACAAGTTGATGGTGCTAACTGTCTCAAGTTGGAAGCTACTATCCCAGAACTCGCTAATAGCTAA
- a CDS encoding WecB/TagA/CpsF family glycosyltransferase, which translates to MFQAPKEFSVLGMPVHVMDNYPSWLLNCWQYNQGTHVITLNAEMTMQAQQNPTLAKIIKSADLVIPDGAGVVLYLRWLLWQKVNRCPGIELAEKLLCAVGQQQTDKTVFFYGGAPGVAATAAEFWLQKSPGLNIAGTYSGYHTPEEEQQLKQTLAQLQPQIILVGLGVPRQELWISQNRHLCPQSIWIGVGGSFDIWSGTKSRAPSWLADNNLEWLYRLYQEPWRWRRMLALPQFAVKACIYHLTAKSAT; encoded by the coding sequence ATGTTTCAAGCCCCTAAAGAGTTTTCGGTTTTGGGAATGCCTGTCCATGTGATGGACAACTATCCCAGTTGGTTGCTAAATTGCTGGCAATACAACCAAGGCACTCATGTCATCACCCTGAATGCAGAAATGACCATGCAAGCACAGCAAAATCCCACTTTAGCAAAAATCATTAAAAGTGCGGATTTAGTCATTCCAGATGGTGCAGGAGTAGTTCTATATTTACGTTGGCTACTGTGGCAAAAAGTTAATCGTTGTCCAGGAATTGAATTGGCTGAAAAGCTGTTATGTGCTGTAGGACAACAACAAACAGACAAAACAGTATTTTTCTACGGTGGCGCGCCTGGAGTAGCCGCAACAGCAGCAGAGTTTTGGCTGCAAAAAAGTCCTGGGTTGAATATAGCTGGTACATACTCTGGCTACCACACTCCCGAAGAAGAACAACAACTCAAACAAACCCTAGCCCAACTGCAACCGCAGATAATTTTGGTAGGGTTAGGAGTACCACGCCAAGAATTATGGATTTCCCAAAACCGCCATTTGTGTCCCCAGTCTATTTGGATTGGTGTAGGTGGAAGCTTCGATATTTGGTCAGGGACAAAATCTCGTGCGCCGTCGTGGTTGGCTGACAACAATTTGGAATGGCTATATCGGCTTTATCAAGAACCTTGGCGTTGGCGGCGGATGTTAGCTTTACCGCAGTTTGCAGTGAAAGCCTGTATTTATCACTTGACGGCTAAGAGTGCGACTTGA